The Alistipes megaguti sequence CCACCCTCGGTCTCGAAACTCTCGAACGGATAGTCGGCCAGCTCCGCCGTCAGGATCTCCCCCTGTTCGGCCTCCGTCACCGGAATCTGCAACGATACGTACTCCATATTATGTAAAATTTTCCTATCTTCGTACGGACAAAGTTACGATTATTTCCCCGGATAGCTCCACCATCATGGCAGAAAATACAAAAAAATGGGCCGATGCCGGCCGGCGGTACGCCACCTACATCAAGCTCGAAAAACGACTCTCAGCAAACTCCGTCGAGGCCTACATGCGCGACCTGAGACAGTTCGCGCACTTCATCCTCCGGATGTGGGACGTCCCGCCCCGAAAGGTCGAGGCCGCGATGGTCGAGCGTTACATGGCCTGGCTTTACGACCGGGGCCGCGAAAAAAGCTCCCAGGCCCGCGCGCTGAGCAGCGTCAGGAGCTTCTTCAACTTCCTGATGATCAACGATCAGATCGATGCTTCGCCCGCCGAATTCGTACAAAGCCCCAAGTTCGGACGACAGCTCCCCGACGTCCTCTCCACCGACGAAATCGACCGCATCATCGCCACGGTCGACACCTCGACGGTCAAGGGGCTGCGCGACCAGGCCATGCTCGAAGTGCTCTACTCGTGCGGACTGCGCGTCTCGGAGCTCACCTCGCTCCGGATTCAGGACCTCTTCTTCGGCGAAGGGTACATCCGCGTCATCGGAAAGGGCGACAAACAACGGATCGTTCCCATCAGCGCCGTGGCACGCGAACGCATTCACCGCTACCTCAACAAGCGTCCCGGAGCCCGTTCGAACGAAGACATCCTCTTCCTGAACAACCGCGGCGGTAAACTTACCCGCGTGATGGTCTTCACCATCCTCAAGGAGGCCGCCCAAAGAGCCGGCATTCACAAGCACATCAGCCCCCACACCTTCCGCCACTCCTTTGCCACCCATCTGCTCGAGGGAGGGGCCTCGATCCGCCAGGTGCAGGAGATGCTCGGTCACGAAAGCATCCTCACCACCGAAATCTACACCCACCTCGACAACAGCCATCTGCGACGTACCGTCGAGGAGCATCTGCCCGTCTGAATGGAAGAAAACAAGAGACGACGGAAAAAACAGGCGGAAAGGGAGGGCCGAAAGAGCCGGGAAAATCGAAAGGGAAAGGAGGGACGGCCCGGAACTGGAGCAGGACTGGGTCCAAACGGCTCAAAACGGGACGAAACCGGATCGGAGCCGGGGCGAAGCCGGCGATCCGCAGTTACAACGGCCGGATCCGCGACTGGGGCGTAAGGCGCAGGGCCGCGTAGTCCAGCCCCGAGATCACCACCCAGACACCCCCTTCGGCCACCATTCGCGGAAGCAGTACGGCAAGATCTCCCCCCTCCGCCCGCATCCGTTCGAAGGCCGGTCGGCAATCCGCCGGGAAGTCCGCCACCAGCAGCCCCGCATAAAACTCCGTCGCCGCCAGCCGGTCGGGCTTCGGACACTGTTCCACCAGAAAACTCCCGTCGGCATAAAAGGTGACCAACGGTTGGCGCAACACCCCCTGCGGCGTCCAGAGCAGATTAGAGGCTATCCTGCGGCGGAAGGGCTTTGCGGAAGAATTCATCGGCAAATATACGGATATTGAGCTGTTGCTCGTAGAGGCGATCTACGGCCGGAGCCGCCGGAAGCGTGTGCGTCAGCTTCAGATCCCGAACCGTGACGGAGGGCCGCTGCGCCTTCTCGCCGAAGGTCAGAAAATGGACATGAAGCCGCCGATGCGTCGTGTCGGTCGTAAACTGCCGCGTAAAACGCTCCTCCCGGTTGCGGCGGAGCATCGTCGTATAGGTCCCCGTCCGCGTGCTGTCCCGACGCTCCAGCCACATCAGGGCCTTCAGACCCCGCGGATTCCGGTCCAACGAATCAATCTCGTAGCGCAGCGACAGATCATACTCACCAGGCTCGACATCCACCGTAAAACTCAACAGCGAGGTATCCCGAAGCGAGCGAACCCGAATCAGCGAATCCGAACGAAGCGTCTCCGTAAAGGTCCGCCGAGCCACGTTGTCGATCGTATCCAGAATGGCTACCTCCCGGTTGTAGATCTTCCCCTCGGCCTCCAGCAGGTCGATCGCACGCTCCACCACATCGCCCAGACGCGCACTCTTGCGTTTCGAAAAGTTGCCGATCGTATAGTGGACATCGTCGGTCGTATAGCCGTAGCGCGCAAAGATCGGTTCGTACAGACGCAGCGAATCCGTCGGAACCTTCTCCACATTGAGGTAGGCATTCGTCAGGAACGCATCGTGGAAGATCAACGCCAGTTCGTCGTCCGGAATGATCGTATGCCGGTTGCAGCCCGCCAGAAGCAGGCCCGTCAACGCATACAGCAGATATCGTTTCATCTTCATCATCGGGTTGTTTTCTTTATCATGCTGCGGACCGTCACGTTCGCAAGCAGCGCCGCTACCACCGCAAAGGCCGCCGCAACGACCACCAGATCCGTCATGCGGAACTCCACCGGATAGCTCTTCGTGAGGAAACTCTCCGCCGGAATCTCGATCAGACCCAGATGCTGCTGCAGAAGGCTCAACGTCACCCCTACGACCAGTCCGATCACACCCCCCAGGCCGCAGATCAGCAACCCCTCGGTGCGGAAGATCGACCGGATCAGGTCCGTATCGGCTCCCAGCGCCCGCAGCGTCTCCACGTCGCCGCGCTTCTCGACGATGAGCATCGACAGCGCCCCCACCACCGAAAACGAGGCCACAACCAGAACCAGCAGCGCAATGAAGAAGATGCCCCACTTCTCATAGGTCATGATCCGGTAGAACGATGCCCGCAGTTCGTCGCGTGTCCGGACCTGAAACCCGTCGCCAGCCGATGCCGCGACCGCTTCGCGCGTCCGCTCGGGGCTGGCCCCCGGGGTCAGCCGGATCTGGACGGCCGAAACCCGGTCCGGCGTCTCGAAGAGCGACTGCGCCAGCCGCAGCGAGGTCAGCACGTAGGTCCGTTCCGTATCGAGGTCCAGCACGTAGACACCCCCCACGGGCTCCGTGCGGCGCGTATAGTTGTCCATCGGCAGCAGCGTCGAGAAACTCCCCCGGCGCACGGCGTACATCGTCACGTCGGCATCCGCCAGCGAGCGAATCCCCAGCATCCACGCCATCGACTGTCCGATGACCAGCCGCTCGAGATCGCCCAGGCGCACCCGCCACTGGCCCGTCACCACGGCATCCGACAGGTCGAAGACCTCGCCGTAGGAGTCATCCACGCCCCGCAGCGTCGCCGTGGCCTGGCGCCCCCCGTGTTCGAGCAGCACGCTCTGTTCCAGCGTGAGCGACAGGGCACCGACCCCCGGAATCCGCCGCAGCGCCGCCGTGTCGAGATCCGTCACCGAGAAGGTCTGACCCCGCCGCGGCGTTAGCGTCAACTCCGCGTCAAAGGCCGAATACATCGACTTGACCAGCGTCTCGAATCCGTTGAAGACCGACAGCAGGATCACCATCGCCGCCACGGGAATCGCCACGGCAGCCACGCTCAACCCCGAAATCAGATTCACGACCGAACGTGAACGGGGTGAGAAGAAATATCGCCGGGCTATGTAGCGGGAAAGCATGGCAGACCGTGTCTCAGTCCTCCTTCAACGCCTTCTCGATGTGCTCGATATACTCGAGCGAGTCGTCCAGGAAGAACTGGATCTCCGGGATGTTCTTCAGCTGGTTGCGGATCCGCTGCCCCAGGGCCCGACGGATGAACCAGCTCTGGTGCTCGAAGCGCTCCATGAGCGCCTGGCTCTGCTCGAAGGGGAAGATGCTCACGTAGATCTTCGCATAGCTGAAATCCGGAGATACCCGGACGCCCGTCACCGTGACCAAGGCCCCGCGAACCAGCGAGGCCCCCTCCTTCTGGAAGATATCCGCCACATCCTTCTGGATCTGTTTGGCGATTTTCTGTTGTCGCGTTGTTTCCATAATTTCCTCGTTTTACAGTCCGAACTTGAATACCTCCTTGTTCTTCTCGCGTTTCGGCCGCGGCTTCCACGTCTCGAATCCCTCCTTGTTGAAGCGGTAGCTCAATCCGACGGAGATCGTCAGGTTGTCCAGCGGCGATCGCAT is a genomic window containing:
- the xerD gene encoding site-specific tyrosine recombinase XerD, giving the protein MAENTKKWADAGRRYATYIKLEKRLSANSVEAYMRDLRQFAHFILRMWDVPPRKVEAAMVERYMAWLYDRGREKSSQARALSSVRSFFNFLMINDQIDASPAEFVQSPKFGRQLPDVLSTDEIDRIIATVDTSTVKGLRDQAMLEVLYSCGLRVSELTSLRIQDLFFGEGYIRVIGKGDKQRIVPISAVARERIHRYLNKRPGARSNEDILFLNNRGGKLTRVMVFTILKEAAQRAGIHKHISPHTFRHSFATHLLEGGASIRQVQEMLGHESILTTEIYTHLDNSHLRRTVEEHLPV
- a CDS encoding cytosine deaminase, whose product is MNSSAKPFRRRIASNLLWTPQGVLRQPLVTFYADGSFLVEQCPKPDRLAATEFYAGLLVADFPADCRPAFERMRAEGGDLAVLLPRMVAEGGVWVVISGLDYAALRLTPQSRIRPL
- a CDS encoding DUF4296 domain-containing protein, coding for MKMKRYLLYALTGLLLAGCNRHTIIPDDELALIFHDAFLTNAYLNVEKVPTDSLRLYEPIFARYGYTTDDVHYTIGNFSKRKSARLGDVVERAIDLLEAEGKIYNREVAILDTIDNVARRTFTETLRSDSLIRVRSLRDTSLLSFTVDVEPGEYDLSLRYEIDSLDRNPRGLKALMWLERRDSTRTGTYTTMLRRNREERFTRQFTTDTTHRRLHVHFLTFGEKAQRPSVTVRDLKLTHTLPAAPAVDRLYEQQLNIRIFADEFFRKALPPQDSL
- a CDS encoding ABC transporter permease; this translates as MLSRYIARRYFFSPRSRSVVNLISGLSVAAVAIPVAAMVILLSVFNGFETLVKSMYSAFDAELTLTPRRGQTFSVTDLDTAALRRIPGVGALSLTLEQSVLLEHGGRQATATLRGVDDSYGEVFDLSDAVVTGQWRVRLGDLERLVIGQSMAWMLGIRSLADADVTMYAVRRGSFSTLLPMDNYTRRTEPVGGVYVLDLDTERTYVLTSLRLAQSLFETPDRVSAVQIRLTPGASPERTREAVAASAGDGFQVRTRDELRASFYRIMTYEKWGIFFIALLVLVVASFSVVGALSMLIVEKRGDVETLRALGADTDLIRSIFRTEGLLICGLGGVIGLVVGVTLSLLQQHLGLIEIPAESFLTKSYPVEFRMTDLVVVAAAFAVVAALLANVTVRSMIKKTTR
- the rbfA gene encoding 30S ribosome-binding factor RbfA, with protein sequence METTRQQKIAKQIQKDVADIFQKEGASLVRGALVTVTGVRVSPDFSYAKIYVSIFPFEQSQALMERFEHQSWFIRRALGQRIRNQLKNIPEIQFFLDDSLEYIEHIEKALKED